AATTAGAAATGATGCGTAAGAAACATTCAAATTCCTATGTCTGTCCTGCCAAGTCTGGTACCCAAAAggaagaggaagaaaataaagtACACCAATTCCTCATGGGATTAAATGAAGTATATGTGAGTGTAAGAAGTAATCTCTTAATGATGAATCCATTACCATCTCTTGATATTGTATACAACATTCTTCTCCAAGATGAGAGACAGAGACAAGTCAATCCCATATCTCAGTTTAATCCAGAGTCATCATCCTTCTCTACCTGTTGATTCTTCTTCCCTTGATTCTGCTTCATCTGAATCCTTTATTTCTCATCCATCTCCTTTGTCTCTTGTTCTTAACCACCAACAGCCTGTCCTTGATTCCATTTCTTCTGTATTACCCTCTTCTTCTCCAGTTTTACCTACTAATCCAGTGGTTAGAAAATCTACTAGGAATCATTCTCTTCCTTctcatttgaaagattatatctGTCAACTTCCCCTTTCCTTTTCTGGTGCAACTGCATTCCTTCCACATGCAGTAGTAGAACCATCCTCTTACTCTCAGGCTGCACACATTCCTACTTGGCATGAAGCTATGAGGAAGGAGTTTGAGGCCTTAGAGGCCAATCACACTTGGGACATTGTTAAGCTACCCAAAGGGAAGAAATCAATTGGGTGCAAGTGGGTCTATAAAGTAAAGTATAGGGATGATGGCAgtgttgaaagatacaaggctagACTGGTTGTTAGGGGAGGTACTCGGGTGGAAGGGATAGATTTCAATAAGACTTTATCTCCTGTGGTTAAAATGTCTACTGTCAAATGTTTAATAGCTGTTGTTGTCAAGAAACAATGGTCTTTATTCTAATTAGATGTCAACAATACCTTTCTTCATGGTGACCTTAATGATGAAGTCTACATGAAAATTCCTCTTGGTCTTTCAGTTTCTAGTGTATCTGGTTCCACTTCTGCCTCTTTAGCTTGTAAGCTACAGAAATCTCTCTATGGACTACGCCAAGCTTCTAGACAATGGTATGCCAAGTTGTCCTAAGCTCTATGCACAAGAAGGAATACTCACTCCATTAATGATTACTCCTTATTTGTTAAAGGTATGCCTGGTAATTTGGTGATATTGGTTGTGTATGTGGATGATATAATCCTCACTGGAGATCACTTACCTGAAACTGCTGCTCTTAAACTGTTTTTGGATGCTGAATTTAAGATTATGGACCTAGGACTTTTGCACTATTTTTGGGGGATTGAAAATGGCTACTTTCCTGGTGGTGTACTCTTAAATCAGAGAAAGTTTATCTTTGACTTACTCAAAGATTATGATTGCTCAGATGTTAGTCCTGTAGTCTGTCCATTGGATTTGAATATCAAATTGCAAGCATGTTTTGGAGATTTACTTCCTAATCAAGTAGATTTCAGAAGTTTAATGGTAAATTGCTATTTCTTACTCACACAAGACTAGATTTGTGTTTTTCAGTGCAACACCTTAGTCAATTTAATCAATCTCCTCGTGTGCCTCACATGACAGCTGCTCTACATGTCTTAAGATACCTAAAGGGGACTGTTGACCTTGGCTTGTTCTATTCCTCAGTTTCTGATTTTTCTTTGACTGCTTACTCTGACAGTGACTAGACTGCCTGTGTAGATACTAGAAAATCCGTGACTGGTTTCTACATTTTCTTGGGTGATAGTTTGATTGGGTGGAAGTCTAAGAAACAACCAATTGTTTCTCTGTCCTCTACTGAGGCAGAGTATCGTGCATTGAGCAAAGTGGTCGCTGAATTAACATGGTTAACTCGCTTACTTACTGATATTTGTGTTCTTGCTTCTCTTCCTATTTCTGTGTTTTGTGACAGCCAGGCAGCCATCCACATCGCCAAGAATCCAGTTTTTCATGAGCGTACTAAGCACATAGAGGTGGATTGCCATTTCATTCGGACAAAGCTCTTAGAGGGATTGATTTCTCTATCCCACATTTCCACTGCCAAGCAGCCTGCTGATATTTTGACTAAACCTTTGCCCGGTCCTCTTCACCAGCAGCACTTAAGCAAGTTGAAGGTGTTCACCTCCTTCAACTTGAGGAGGGGTGTTGATATCAAGGATTACTTAGCATCTGGGCCCAAACATAAAGTATAACTTGGGCCAACTTGGGCCTCTTATTCAATGTACATATTAGTCCATTGTATAAAAAAATACACTGTAATAGCATTTCTGATTTTTCCAATTCATTTTCTTATAGAGAACAAAAGTCGGTTCTCTCATTTCTCTCTCTATCTTCTTCCTCTCAAACCCTAACCATCATCTCTACGATTTCGATATTTTTGTATGTTTTCAAATAAACCCGTAGATACTAAATGTTTTTTATAGTTAGATGGATAGAAAGAGATAAAATGTTGTTCTGTCTATGGGATCTCCTTAAAGGCGAAACCGTGCAGTTGAGGATAATGAAGTCGAGTCTCTAGTTGGACTATATTTGGAGGTAAGATCAAGCTTGATCTGTCATAGAAGGCATGTTTTGGTGCGCTTTGCATGGTATAGTCCTATACTTGGGGATATTGGCAAACATATTCCTAGTCAGCTCCAGCAAGGTGAAAAGTTTTCATGGATCTGTAGCAGATACCTCCCTGTAATGCAACACTTGCTAAAGGAGAAGAAGGATTAAAACCTGAAACGACAACAACAAATTGATCAATGACAGTTTCTCGATGATTAAAAAGAAAATTAGCGTAGAGATACAATATTATTTGTTTTCATTACATATACATTACACACCAGGCATCATGAGCAAGCATAAAAATTACAATCttagggctcgtttggtacgagagataagggataattaatcttgggattaaatttgagatgagtttatcatATGTTTGTTTGGGATAAAGACGTGGTATAACTAATCCCGGGATTATAGTATTTTTTTATCCCCATGGAAGGGTGGGATAACTAATCTCGGGATAATTAATCATGGGATAACTTGTTTCCCAACCAAACAACCACGTAAAAAATTCAGGCAAGGATATATATACACCCACACACACATCAAATATCACAAGGATACAAGGTATCTGATGTACAAACTCAATCTAATGATGTGAGTGCTTGTGTGCCCTACAGCTCAAGAGAATGGAATAAAATGTATTATTATTATCCAGAAAAAGCTAGCTGATGGCATGATGATCAGGAAAGGAGGAAAATCTCATGAGAGCAATGAGCAAAAGGTAGTGGATCCATAAACTTCTACATATGAAGGCTATTCAATACAGCAATCCTCCAAAGTAACAAATTAGAAAACAGGAGAAGATGGTAAAGAAGGGTACTGACCAATAGAGAAATGTGCATATCACTCTCATGGAGAGAAAAAGGATGTCTAAACGTCCACGATATTATCAGTTTCGGGAACTTGACAAATTAAATTTTTAGCAGGACTACCTGTGTAACCTCCATAGGGGGAAACAGGATACATAAGAACATGCAATACATTATGTACAACCTCCATTCTTAGAAGAAGATGAAAGAAAAGGGAAGTACCTCGAAGTAAGTAAAACAGCTGAAAAAATCATAGTTCTTTTGATAGATGCCAAAAAGTTCATCATTGAGATTGTCTCCTTCGTACCATTTTCATGCTTAGGTAgttttgctcagtcttcattcAATGAAATGAGACTCTGCATAGCATCATTTCATCAAGTATCAAGATAGGAATGGAATTTTTAAATTTTGGACAATATAGCTCTGGGACAGATACAGAAAATGGACAACTCTTTATCTTTTAGTCTCACTTCTTTTTAAAGAAAGAAGGGGAACTTCCAGCTGTGAAAATTCCATTGATAGGCTGCCTACATCCATCCCTTGGGTGcgacccttccccggaccctgcatGAACGCAGGATGTttcgtgcaccgggctgcccttctTTTTATGAAAATATAACGCACATCTTTTTTAACAAGTTCAAATTTGATATCTTTTGAGCTTATTATCAGGCAGTAGGTTTACAAACAATAAAATCCATACAAACTCCAACTAACAACATGAAAATTAAAATTCTTAGTGGTTCCTTCTTGAGAAACACTTTTGTGGAACCCACTTCTACCCCTAGGATAAAAAGCAACATATGTAAAGCAGCCAATTTCAGCTCACTGGCTCAGTGGTGAATTTCATTCACTTTGTATAAACCAGGCTACTCCTAAGAAGAGTCTCTTGAGTCAACCACTACCCAACAAGAATTAAAAAACTTAGATATTCAGGAGACTTGGAAGCAAGAGCTAATTCCATGAATAACTCAAACAGATAGGGTAAAGGGTTACTCGTCACTGATCACCTACCATCAGACAGACCAATTGTCTTCTGCTATGGCAATCACATCACGCAATTTCCGAGTTCAAGGCATAGATTCATAGAGTGGCTTACACAGTGCAAGAATTTCCTTAAGATTCGCACAAGAAAAACTTTTCTGTCAGCAAGCTATTCCCCAATGAGACATCATCAAAGAATTTATAACATGCAAAGAAGACAGGGGAACGAAGCAGGGGTAAGATAGCTCGCTGGTGGAGTAGGCTAGCGAGTCATTGGGGCTTGCAAGAAATGTAGTATGCCTGGCAGAACTGAAGCGGGAAATGTGGGACAAAACCTACCTTTTACCCTTAGACCTGCGGTCATGGATCAGAAGAAATTCAAAGTTTCATGTCCATTGTTAATCTTAAAGTTTTAAGACATAGTACCTTTCTTCCACAAAAAGCAATCTCCTGGTTGATAGGTAAGCTTGAACTTTGTAACCACTCACATCAAGACATCCAGCATTAAAGAAAATGAGCTTTAGGATCCTATCCAACTACTTCCTGGTTGCTTTAACACTCCACATTTATTCATCAATTTCCTCACATTAGCAGAGTCCTCCCAGTTCTCTGCATTGGCATAAATATTGGATAAAAGAACATAAACCGTGGGGTTATCCTTTTCGGTCTCAAGCAGAAATCCCGCAGCAATTCTGCCTAGTCTAACATCGCCATAAGCAGCACATGAACTGAATAATGTCCACCAAACAGTGGAATCTACATCAACGTGCCTATCTTTGACAAGTTTTTCAGCCTCATCAAGATACCCAGCCCGACCTAGAAGATCGACAATGCAAGAGAAGTGGTCTGTTGTAGGCTCTATACCGTACGTATGAATCATAGAGGTAAAAACTTCAATGCCTTTATCAATTAAGCCTGAATGGCTGCAAGCTGACAGGACTGCATTAAAGCTGGTGTTATCTGGTTTGACCACACCTAATTCTTGCATCTTCTCAAAGCAATGTACAGCTTCCCTTCCTTTCCCGTGCTGTGCATAGGCAGTAATTACTGAGTTCCAAGAAACTATGTCTTTTTCTGTCATTATCTGGAACACCTTTAGAGACCAGTGCAACATTCCACATTTTGCATACAATGTGATGAGAGCATTTCCTAAGGATATTTCTGAAAACAATCCAGATTTGAGAATGTAAGCGTGAATCTCCTTCCCTTGTTGTAGAGCTGAAATGCTGGCACAAACACTCAAAATGATGCTGAGAGTAAAAGGATTAGGCATTAAACCTTCACTAACAATCTTAGAGAAGAGGTGCAAGCACTCCAAGGGTAGTCCATTTAGATGACAACCAGAAATCAATGTATTCCAAGAGATCAGGTTTCTGGGAAACATGTCATTAAAAACTTGACAAGCCTGATTCATTTCACCATGCTTACAGAATGCAGAGAGCAGTGCATTAGATACTTCCGTTTTCAAGATAAGTGCCTTCTTCAATGCAACACCGAAAATTATTTCAACAACTACTAGAGATTCTGAGCTTGCTAGTACGCTGCCCATTGTAAACTCATCTGGCTCTATTCCTTCCCTCTGCATCTGAAGGTATGTGAAAATTGCTGCTCTGTCCAAACTATTTTGGGCATAGCTCGTAATCATGGCATTCCACGACACAGTATCCTTCTCCTTTAGCCTTTCAAAAACTAAAGAGACTGCATTCAAGTCCCCGCAACTGGCATACATTGTTATTGTTGCATTAGCAATGGATGTATAGCTTTCTAAACCTATTCTCGCAACTTGAGCATGCAGTTGATAAGCAATCCTAATATGTGAACATGAACTCAATATGCTCACAAAAGTGAGCTCAGTGGGTCTCAAGGAAAACTTCTGCATATCCTTGAACATTATTAAGGCCTCTTCAGCTCTTTCCGTACTCACTAAACCAGCAATCATTGCATTATAAGTTACAGGATCAGGCACTTTATCCCCAGCTTCCTCAAATACTAATAAAGCATCAAAACCATTCTTACAGTTAAAATACATCGTAACCAAAGCATTAAGCACTGAAGCTCTGGACAAAAACCCGGTCTTAATGACCATTGAATGCACTTGTCTTCCAAaatccaatagctccatatgacaCAAACTCAAAACACTAGCAAAAGCATAATTATCATATCTAACACCCAAAAAATGCATTCTTTGAAACAAATTCAAAGCAATCTCGTGACGCCCACTTTCAGCACACCCAGTAATCATTGCATTCCAAACCGCCAAATTCCTTTGCGGCATTTCATCAAACATCTGACAAGCATACTCAACTTCACCCAACTTAGCACACGCAGACAACAACGTAGTCCAAGAATAAACATCTGCGTTTTCAATTTCACTAAAGacgatattgtgactcagattttgcgggtgatctggacaaacgaaggtcaactactggttatgtgtttacttttgcaaaggcaccagttagttggaagtctactttgcagtcaacagttgctttgtctacaacagaggcagagtacatggctattacggaggctgtgaaggaggcaatttggcttcaggggttgctaaaggagcttggtattgaacaaaaaaatattacaattttttgtgatagtcaaagtgctattcaattagcgaagaaccaagtttatcatgcaaggacgaagcacattgatgttcggtatcatttcgtacgagaaatcatagaagaaggtggagtcacggtgaagaaaattcatactacggagaaccctgctgatatgctgacaaaagtggtgactgcggtcaagtttcaacattgtttggatttgatcaacattgttgaacactaaagattgaagatgaagacacaaccaaaatttgttattgagagaaaattgaagatgtggaattttgccaaggtggagatttgttgaaattggcaaaagtaccacatcggtggatgacaattttgaatgagaatttcaccctataaaaggaggcctaatgtttaggatttaaatacacctctcatttgccttttatcttcttaaggcatttgtatcttctctctttagtattatttcacttgtaattttggagtggaataaaatattgattgtgtccgaggaagtaggcaaaattggccgaacctcgtaaattctggtgttcttttattgttgtcttattgtcttgtttattatttagtggttgtcataatttttggtatagtagttgtgactcattcacactatatacatttggcttccgcaacaattggtatcagagccaaggtactgtctaagtatgctctgtggttgcagcatagtctgatcttccacatcagaaaagatctatcttggtaactgagtcaaggttctgtctgagtatgctctgtggttgcagcttagtctgatcttccacaccagaaaggaaataatcttgatttgtgtcgtcagctactaaataatatttgtgtcaaaatgggagacagtaaacaagaagaatctacatcaagtgtcaataatacgtcatcgttggcatcttcgcttatgacaagaattgtgtcaaatgcgaaagtaaacaagaagaatctacatcaagtgtcaataatacgtcatcgttggcatcttcgcttatgacaagaattgtatCAAATGCGAAATTtacggtagaaatttttgacgggtcaggacattttgggatgtggcaaggcgaggttctagatgttctttttcaacaaaggctagatcttgccattgaagaaaagaagccagatgttattggaaaagaagattgaaaaattatcaatcgtgttgcttgcggtaccattcgatcctaccttgctagagagcagaaatatccatacacaaaggaaacttctgcaagtaaattatggaaagcactggaggataaatttttgaagaaaaacagtcaaaataaattgtacatgaagaagagactgtttcgctttacctatgttcctggtaccacaatgaatgaacatatcacca
This sequence is a window from Nicotiana tomentosiformis chromosome 5, ASM39032v3, whole genome shotgun sequence. Protein-coding genes within it:
- the LOC104111886 gene encoding pentatricopeptide repeat-containing protein At3g49740; amino-acid sequence: MFDEMPQRNLAVWNAMITGCAESGRHEIALNLFQRMHFLGVRYDNYAFASVLSLCHMELLDFGRQVHSMVIKTGFLSRASVLNALVTMYFNCKNGFDALLVFEEAGDKVPDPVTYNAMIAGLVSTERAEEALIMFKDMQKFSLRPTELTFVSILSSCSHIRIAYQLHAQVARIGLESYTSIANATITMYASCGDLNAVSLVFERLKEKDTVSWNAMITSYAQNSLDRAAIFTYLQMQREGIEPDEFTMGSVLASSESLVVVEIIFGVALKKALILKTEVSNALLSAFCKHGEMNQACQVFNDMFPRNLISWNTLISGCHLNGLPLECLHLFSKIVSEGLMPNPFTLSIILSVCASISALQQGKEIHAYILKSGLFSEISLGNALITLYAKCGMLHWSLKVFQIMTEKDIVSWNSVITAYAQHGKGREAVHCFEKMQELGVVKPDNTSFNAVLSACSHSGLIDKGIEVFTSMIHTYGIEPTTDHFSCIVDLLGRAGYLDEAEKLVKDRHVDVDSTVWWTLFSSCAAYGDVRLGRIAAGFLLETEKDNPTVYVLLSNIYANAENWEDSANVRKLMNKCGVLKQPGSSWIGS